In Phocoena phocoena chromosome 11, mPhoPho1.1, whole genome shotgun sequence, one DNA window encodes the following:
- the ADM2 gene encoding protein ADM2: MVRLLTVTLGCISFLYLQLPGALSLGLARSRPPARPRESPARTPSSGLQSRHPAAWPVVWKLHQALQPQRSASLAPAMGQPLRNGPRRHLGPRRPRAQLLRVGCVLGTCQVQNLSHRLWQLIGSAGPHDSAPVDPSSPHSYG, encoded by the exons ATGGTCCGGCTCTTGACGGTCACCCTCGGTTGCATCAGCTTCCTCTACCTGCAGCTCCCAGGCGCGCTGTCCCTCGGCCTGGCCCGGAGCCGGCCGCCCGCGCGACCCAG GGAGTCCCCAGCCCGGACTCCTTCCAGTGGCTTGCAGTCCCGGCACCCTGCAGCCTGGCCTGTGGTCTGGAAGCTGCACCAGGCCCTCCAGCCCCAGAGGAGTGCCAGCCTGGCCCCTGCTATGGGTCAGCCTCTCCGGAATGGCCCCCGCCGACATTTGGGTCCCCGCAGGCCCCGAGCCCAGCTCCTGCGTGtgggctgtgtgctgggcacctGCCAGGTGCAGAACCTCAGCCACCGCCTGTGGCAGCTTATCGGCTCAGCCGGCCCACACGACTCAGCCCCTGTGGACCCCAGCAGCCCGCACAGCTACGGCTGA
- the MIOX gene encoding inositol oxygenase isoform X1: MKVAVDPDPSLVYRPDMEPEAAKDKGSFRNYTSGPLLDRVFTTYKLMHTWQTVDFVRRKHAQFGSFSYKRMTVMEAVDMLDALVDESDPDVDFPNSFHAFQTAEGIRKAHPDKDWFHLAGLLHDLGKVLALAGEPQWAVVGDTFPVGCRPQSSVLFWDSTFQDNPDLQDPLYSTELGMYQPHCGLENVLMSWGHDEYMYQMMKFNKFSLPPEAFYIIRFHSFYPWHTGGDYQQLCDEQDLAMLPWVQEFNKFDLYTKSSDLPDVDKLRPYYQGLIDKYCPGVLHW; the protein is encoded by the exons ATGAAGGTGGCTGTG GACCCAGACCCTTCCCTGGTCTACCGGCCTGATATGGAGCCAGAGGCGGCCAAAGACAAGGGCAGCTTCCGAAACTACACG TCCGGCCCTCTCCTGGACCGTGTCTTCACCACCTACAAGCTTATGCACACGTGGCAGACCGTGGACTTCGTCAGGAGGAAG CATGCCCAGTTTGGGAGCTTCTCCTATAAGAGAATGACTGTCATGGAGGCTGTGGACATGCTGGATGCGCTAGTGGACGAGTCGGACCCCGACGTGGACTTCCCCAACTCCTTCCACGCCTTCCAGACTGCCGAGGGCATCCGGAAGGCCCATCCCGACAAGG acTGGTTCCACCTCGCCGGGCTCCTGCATGACCTGGGGAAGGTCCTGGCTCTGGCAGGGGAGCCCCAG TGGGCAGTCGTTGGAGACACCTTCCCAGTTGGCTGCCGTCCCCAAAGCTCTGTGCTTTTCTGGGACTCTACCTTCCAGGACAACCCTGACCTCCAGGACCCTCTGTACAG CACAGAGCTTGGCATGTACCAGCCCCACTGTGGGCTCGAGAACGTCCTCATGTCCTGGGGCCATGACG AGTACATGTACCAGATGATGAAGTTCAACAAATTCTCCCTCCCACCGGAG GCCTTCTACATCATCCGGTTCCACTCCTTCTACCCGTGGCACACGGGCGGCGACTACCAGCAGCTGTGCGACGAGCAGGACTTGGCCATGCTGCCCTGGGTGCAGGAGTTCAA CAAGTTCGATCTCTACACCAAGAGCTCCGACCTGCCAGATGTGGACAAGCTGCGGCCCTACTACCAGGGGCTCATTGACAAGTACTGCCCCGGTGTCCTCCACTGGTGA
- the MIOX gene encoding inositol oxygenase isoform X2, with product MKDPDPSLVYRPDMEPEAAKDKGSFRNYTSGPLLDRVFTTYKLMHTWQTVDFVRRKHAQFGSFSYKRMTVMEAVDMLDALVDESDPDVDFPNSFHAFQTAEGIRKAHPDKDWFHLAGLLHDLGKVLALAGEPQWAVVGDTFPVGCRPQSSVLFWDSTFQDNPDLQDPLYSTELGMYQPHCGLENVLMSWGHDEYMYQMMKFNKFSLPPEAFYIIRFHSFYPWHTGGDYQQLCDEQDLAMLPWVQEFNKFDLYTKSSDLPDVDKLRPYYQGLIDKYCPGVLHW from the exons ATGAAG GACCCAGACCCTTCCCTGGTCTACCGGCCTGATATGGAGCCAGAGGCGGCCAAAGACAAGGGCAGCTTCCGAAACTACACG TCCGGCCCTCTCCTGGACCGTGTCTTCACCACCTACAAGCTTATGCACACGTGGCAGACCGTGGACTTCGTCAGGAGGAAG CATGCCCAGTTTGGGAGCTTCTCCTATAAGAGAATGACTGTCATGGAGGCTGTGGACATGCTGGATGCGCTAGTGGACGAGTCGGACCCCGACGTGGACTTCCCCAACTCCTTCCACGCCTTCCAGACTGCCGAGGGCATCCGGAAGGCCCATCCCGACAAGG acTGGTTCCACCTCGCCGGGCTCCTGCATGACCTGGGGAAGGTCCTGGCTCTGGCAGGGGAGCCCCAG TGGGCAGTCGTTGGAGACACCTTCCCAGTTGGCTGCCGTCCCCAAAGCTCTGTGCTTTTCTGGGACTCTACCTTCCAGGACAACCCTGACCTCCAGGACCCTCTGTACAG CACAGAGCTTGGCATGTACCAGCCCCACTGTGGGCTCGAGAACGTCCTCATGTCCTGGGGCCATGACG AGTACATGTACCAGATGATGAAGTTCAACAAATTCTCCCTCCCACCGGAG GCCTTCTACATCATCCGGTTCCACTCCTTCTACCCGTGGCACACGGGCGGCGACTACCAGCAGCTGTGCGACGAGCAGGACTTGGCCATGCTGCCCTGGGTGCAGGAGTTCAA CAAGTTCGATCTCTACACCAAGAGCTCCGACCTGCCAGATGTGGACAAGCTGCGGCCCTACTACCAGGGGCTCATTGACAAGTACTGCCCCGGTGTCCTCCACTGGTGA